A window of Lysobacter terrestris contains these coding sequences:
- the secA gene encoding preprotein translocase subunit SecA has translation MLNSLLTRVFGSRNERLLRQLQRSVNKINALEAEMQKLSDAELQAKTPEFQQRIQDGESLDKILPEAFAVCREAAKRVLGMRHYDVQLIGGMVLHLGKIAEMRTGEGKTLVATLPTYLNALEGKGVHVVTVNDYLARRDSAWMGRLYNWLGLSVGVVYPGMPHADKHDAYAADITYGTNNEFGFDYLRDNMALSKDDRFQRGLHYAIVDEVDSILIDEARTPLIISGPADESPELYIKVNRIVPSLTKQATEEGEGDYWVDEKGKQVHLSEAGQEHAEELLRKAGILQGEDDSLYGAQNLSVVHHLNAAMRAHAIYQRDVDYIVRDGEVIIVDEFTGRTLAGRRWSDGLHQAVEAKEGVPVQRENQTLASITFQNLFRMYKKLSGMTGTADTEAYEFQSIYNLEVIVIPTHRPMVRKDHPDAVFLNRNGKYRAVLNEIREANKRSQPVLVGTTSIEVSEMLSDQLKAAGVTHEVLNAKQHEREAHIVAQAGRPGAVTIATNMAGRGTDIVLGGSLEAEIADAEAANGGEIDEVTRQRLKSEWQARHDAVKAAGGLHIVGTERHESRRIDNQLRGRSGRQGDPGSSRFYLSLEDNLMRIFAADWVQKAMARMGLKEDDVIESGLVTKQIAGAQRKVEAHNFDIRKNLLDFDDVNNDQRKVIYGQRDELLEAESVQDNIEGIREDVVSEIVGRFVPAESIDEQWDLPGLQSTVEQEFGLQLPLVEEISAAKEIDAETIARRVQDAVGKHFTDREQQLGPETMRLLEKHIMLNVLDQNWKEHLARMDYLRQGIHLRGYAQKQPKQEYKKEAFELFSDMLEKVKREVVTLLARVRIRSEEEIAQMEAQERAAAEAQARQMQFQHADAGGFGADEEAAQAQAATANAAFANIGRNDPCPCGSGKKYKHCHGQLA, from the coding sequence ATGCTCAACAGCCTGCTTACCCGCGTCTTCGGTAGCCGCAACGAACGCCTGCTCCGCCAGCTGCAACGCTCGGTCAACAAGATCAACGCCCTCGAAGCGGAGATGCAGAAGCTGTCCGACGCCGAACTGCAGGCAAAGACGCCCGAATTCCAGCAGCGCATCCAGGACGGCGAATCGCTCGACAAGATCCTGCCGGAAGCGTTCGCGGTCTGCCGTGAAGCCGCCAAGCGCGTGCTCGGCATGCGCCACTACGACGTACAGCTGATCGGCGGCATGGTGCTGCACCTGGGCAAGATCGCCGAGATGCGCACCGGCGAAGGCAAGACGCTGGTGGCGACGTTGCCGACCTATCTCAACGCGCTGGAAGGCAAGGGCGTCCACGTCGTCACCGTGAACGACTACCTGGCCCGCCGCGACTCGGCCTGGATGGGCCGGCTGTACAACTGGCTTGGCCTGAGCGTCGGCGTCGTCTACCCGGGCATGCCGCACGCGGACAAGCACGATGCCTACGCCGCCGACATCACCTACGGCACCAACAACGAGTTCGGCTTCGACTACCTGCGCGACAACATGGCGCTGTCGAAGGACGACCGCTTCCAGCGTGGCCTGCACTACGCGATCGTCGACGAAGTCGACTCGATCCTGATCGACGAGGCACGCACCCCGCTGATCATTTCCGGCCCGGCCGACGAATCGCCGGAGCTGTACATCAAGGTCAACCGCATCGTCCCGTCGCTGACCAAGCAGGCGACCGAGGAAGGCGAGGGCGACTACTGGGTCGACGAGAAGGGCAAGCAGGTGCACCTGTCCGAAGCCGGCCAGGAGCATGCGGAAGAGCTGCTGCGCAAGGCCGGCATCCTGCAGGGCGAGGACGACAGCCTGTACGGCGCGCAGAACCTCAGCGTCGTGCACCACCTCAATGCCGCGATGCGCGCGCACGCGATCTACCAGCGCGACGTCGACTACATCGTGCGCGATGGCGAGGTGATCATCGTCGACGAATTCACCGGCCGCACGCTTGCCGGTCGCCGCTGGTCCGACGGCCTGCACCAGGCCGTGGAAGCGAAGGAAGGCGTGCCGGTGCAGCGCGAGAACCAGACGCTCGCATCGATCACCTTCCAGAACCTGTTCCGCATGTACAAGAAGCTGTCCGGCATGACCGGTACGGCCGACACCGAAGCCTACGAATTCCAGAGCATCTACAACCTGGAAGTCATCGTGATCCCGACCCATCGTCCGATGGTCCGCAAGGATCATCCGGATGCGGTGTTCCTCAACCGCAACGGCAAGTACCGCGCGGTGCTCAACGAGATCCGCGAGGCGAACAAGCGCAGCCAGCCGGTGCTGGTCGGTACCACGTCGATCGAAGTGTCGGAAATGCTGAGCGACCAGCTCAAGGCCGCCGGCGTCACCCACGAAGTGCTCAATGCCAAGCAGCACGAGCGCGAGGCGCACATCGTCGCCCAGGCCGGCCGTCCGGGCGCGGTGACCATCGCCACCAACATGGCCGGTCGCGGTACCGACATCGTGCTGGGCGGTTCGCTCGAGGCGGAAATCGCCGATGCCGAGGCCGCCAACGGCGGCGAGATCGACGAAGTCACCAGGCAGCGCCTCAAGTCCGAATGGCAGGCGCGCCACGACGCGGTCAAGGCCGCCGGTGGCCTGCACATCGTCGGCACCGAACGCCACGAATCGCGCCGCATCGACAACCAGCTGCGTGGCCGTTCCGGCCGCCAGGGCGACCCGGGTTCCTCGCGTTTCTACCTGTCGCTCGAAGACAACCTGATGCGCATCTTCGCGGCCGACTGGGTGCAGAAGGCGATGGCGCGCATGGGCCTGAAGGAAGACGACGTCATCGAGAGTGGCCTCGTCACCAAGCAGATCGCGGGCGCGCAGCGCAAGGTCGAGGCCCACAACTTCGACATCCGCAAGAACCTGCTCGACTTCGACGACGTCAACAACGACCAGCGCAAGGTGATCTACGGCCAGCGCGACGAGTTGCTCGAAGCCGAGAGCGTGCAGGACAACATCGAAGGCATCCGCGAAGACGTCGTCAGCGAGATCGTCGGCCGCTTCGTGCCTGCCGAATCCATCGACGAGCAGTGGGACCTGCCGGGCCTGCAGTCGACCGTCGAGCAGGAGTTCGGCCTGCAGCTGCCGCTGGTGGAGGAAATCAGCGCCGCCAAGGAAATCGACGCGGAAACCATCGCGCGGCGCGTGCAGGACGCGGTCGGCAAGCACTTCACCGATCGCGAGCAGCAGCTGGGTCCGGAGACCATGCGTCTGCTCGAGAAGCACATCATGCTCAACGTGCTCGACCAGAACTGGAAGGAGCACCTCGCGCGCATGGACTACCTGCGTCAGGGCATCCACCTGCGCGGCTACGCGCAGAAGCAGCCCAAGCAGGAGTACAAGAAGGAAGCGTTCGAGCTGTTCAGCGACATGCTGGAGAAGGTCAAGCGCGAAGTCGTCACCCTGTTGGCGCGCGTGCGCATCCGCAGCGAGGAAGAAATCGCGCAGATGGAAGCGCAGGAACGTGCCGCCGCCGAGGCGCAGGCGCGGCAGATGCAGTTCCAGCATGCCGATGCGGGCGGTTTCGGCGCCGACGAGGAAGCCGCGCAGGCCCAGGCCGCCACGGCCAATGCCGCGTTCGCCAACATCGGTCGCAACGATCCATG
- a CDS encoding M23 family metallopeptidase: MTHPLIVNKFRKKPLARFVDSISSLGGRRPAMVVGALLGVGFLAGGAAGLIGTAGLRLQLGNQEAQLAAAHRESQREINALAARLGELQAEANRLNALGERLTRIGQLQDGEFNFDKPVGVGGTGPVRDISTPELREGLDTLNRQFAYSGEQLSVLESMLFNRQLDMNSVPSREPIANSYITSSFGRRVDPIVGGSQFHKGIDFEADVGDPVLAVADGVVSYSGVRSGYGNVVEVDHGNGYVTRYAHNSRLERHVGELVRAGQEVAKAGSTGRSTGAHVHLEVWKDGQVVNPRNFLSQQSPLAKG; encoded by the coding sequence ATGACCCACCCGCTCATCGTAAACAAATTCCGCAAGAAGCCCCTCGCACGCTTCGTCGATTCGATCAGCAGCCTCGGCGGTCGCCGCCCGGCGATGGTCGTCGGCGCGCTGCTCGGCGTGGGCTTTCTTGCCGGCGGTGCCGCCGGCCTGATCGGGACCGCAGGCCTGCGCCTGCAGCTCGGCAACCAGGAGGCGCAGCTCGCCGCGGCGCACCGCGAATCGCAGCGCGAGATCAACGCCCTGGCTGCGCGCCTGGGCGAACTGCAGGCCGAAGCCAACCGCCTCAACGCCCTCGGCGAGCGCCTGACGCGCATCGGCCAGCTGCAGGACGGCGAGTTCAACTTCGACAAGCCGGTCGGCGTCGGTGGTACCGGTCCGGTTCGCGACATCTCTACCCCGGAGTTGCGCGAAGGCCTGGACACGCTCAACCGCCAGTTCGCCTACAGCGGCGAACAGCTGTCGGTGCTGGAGTCGATGCTGTTCAATCGCCAGCTCGACATGAACTCGGTGCCCTCGCGCGAACCGATCGCCAACAGCTACATCACCTCGAGCTTCGGTCGCCGCGTCGATCCGATCGTCGGCGGCAGCCAGTTCCACAAGGGCATCGATTTCGAAGCCGACGTCGGCGATCCGGTGCTGGCCGTGGCCGACGGCGTGGTCAGCTATTCGGGCGTGCGTTCGGGTTACGGCAACGTGGTCGAAGTCGATCACGGCAACGGCTACGTCACGCGCTACGCGCACAACTCGCGCCTGGAACGCCACGTCGGCGAACTGGTCCGCGCGGGCCAGGAAGTCGCCAAGGCCGGTTCCACCGGTCGCTCCACCGGCGCCCACGTGCACCTGGAAGTGTGGAAGGACGGCCAGGTGGTCAACCCGCGCAACTTCCTGAGCCAGCAGTCCCCGCTCGCCAAGGGGTGA
- a CDS encoding DUF721 domain-containing protein — protein MSGWVILYDSVLDVSKPSVPRRPSGPQPALDALLAEPAGDPIRRALWLDGLDRQLRPLLPPMLAPHARLANFERGRLVFVVDAPVWRAKLRLAAPELLDAAQSIGLEATELVVKTTLSPSAGAASPPQASIRSRPMSKAARDDLQAALASLQQPEPPGSDDAS, from the coding sequence ATGAGCGGGTGGGTCATTCTCTACGATTCGGTTCTTGACGTGTCCAAACCTTCCGTTCCGCGTCGCCCTTCCGGTCCGCAGCCCGCGCTCGATGCGCTGCTGGCGGAGCCGGCTGGCGACCCGATCCGAAGAGCCCTCTGGCTCGACGGGTTGGACCGTCAGTTGCGTCCCCTCCTGCCACCGATGCTGGCGCCGCATGCGCGGCTGGCCAACTTCGAGCGCGGCAGGCTCGTGTTCGTCGTGGATGCTCCGGTGTGGCGGGCCAAACTGCGGCTCGCTGCCCCCGAACTTCTCGACGCAGCCCAATCCATCGGACTTGAAGCGACCGAACTCGTGGTCAAGACGACCCTGAGTCCGTCGGCCGGTGCGGCTTCGCCACCCCAGGCGAGCATCCGTTCCCGACCGATGTCGAAGGCGGCCCGCGATGACCTGCAAGCCGCCCTGGCGTCCCTTCAACAGCCCGAACCTCCGGGCTCCGATGACGCCTCGTGA
- the lpxC gene encoding UDP-3-O-acyl-N-acetylglucosamine deacetylase, producing the protein MLRQRTLKNVIRATGVGLHSGEKVFLTLRPAPVDAGIVFRRIDLDPVVEIPARADLVTETVLCTGLSCGPGKVMTVEHLLSALAGLGIDNCYIDLSAPEVPIMDGSAGPFVFLLQSAGIKEQEAPKRFMRIKHPVEVRDGDKVARFEPHDGFRIGFTVVFDHPAIPASQSRAEVEFSTASYVKEVSRARTFGFMRDLEYMRERNLGLGGSMDNAIVLDEFRVLNDDGLRYGDEFVRHKILDAVGDLYLAGRPIIGAYEGFKSGHALNNKLVRALLAERSAWEEVTFVDESQPAPVAYGSPLTV; encoded by the coding sequence ATGCTCCGCCAGCGCACCCTCAAGAACGTGATCCGCGCCACCGGCGTGGGCCTGCACAGTGGTGAGAAGGTTTTCCTCACCCTGCGTCCGGCTCCCGTGGACGCCGGCATCGTGTTCCGCCGGATCGACCTCGACCCCGTGGTCGAGATCCCCGCGCGTGCGGACCTCGTCACCGAGACCGTGCTGTGCACGGGCCTGAGCTGCGGCCCCGGCAAGGTCATGACGGTCGAGCACCTGCTGTCGGCGCTGGCCGGCCTGGGCATCGACAACTGCTACATCGACCTGTCCGCGCCGGAAGTCCCGATCATGGACGGCTCGGCCGGCCCGTTCGTGTTCCTGCTGCAGTCGGCAGGGATCAAGGAACAGGAAGCGCCCAAGCGCTTCATGCGCATCAAGCACCCGGTCGAAGTCCGCGACGGCGACAAGGTCGCCCGTTTCGAGCCGCACGACGGCTTCCGCATCGGCTTCACCGTGGTGTTCGACCATCCGGCCATCCCGGCCTCGCAGTCGCGCGCCGAGGTGGAGTTCTCCACCGCTTCCTACGTCAAGGAAGTCAGCCGCGCCCGCACCTTCGGCTTCATGCGCGACCTCGAATACATGCGCGAACGCAACCTCGGCCTGGGCGGCTCGATGGACAATGCGATCGTGCTGGACGAATTCCGCGTCCTCAACGACGACGGCCTGCGCTACGGCGACGAGTTCGTCCGCCACAAGATCCTCGATGCGGTCGGCGACCTGTACCTGGCCGGCCGGCCGATCATCGGTGCCTACGAAGGCTTCAAGTCCGGCCACGCCCTCAACAACAAGCTGGTCCGCGCCCTGCTGGCCGAGCGTTCGGCCTGGGAAGAAGTGACCTTCGTCGACGAGAGCCAGCCGGCGCCGGTCGCTTACGGCTCGCCGCTGACCGTCTGA
- the ftsZ gene encoding cell division protein FtsZ, with product MAHFELMEKMAPNAVIKVVGVGGGGGNAVAHMVSGSVDGVEFITANTDAQAIKNCGAKLQLQLGSNVTKGLGAGANPEVGRQAALEDRERIMDALTGADMVFITAGMGGGTGTGAAPVVAQLAKEMGILTVAVVTKPFPFEGRRRMQVALKGIEELSHHCDSLITIPNEKLITVLGRNATMIQAFRAANDVLLGAVQGIADLIVRPGLINVDFADVRTVMSEMGLAMMGTGAARGDDRAQAAAEAAIQNPLLDDVNLSGANGILVNITAGPDFTMAEFDEVGRTIENFASEDATVVIGTVLDPDMQDEVKVTVVATGLNRAVARQPIRTGMDRASFDEQPARRPQVELVRTQVKRDGTTGLPIDAVADGGFQAGPPSFAGSLRGGSRVSESSPAVADFGGSDSYLDIPAFLRRQAD from the coding sequence ATGGCACATTTCGAATTGATGGAAAAGATGGCGCCGAACGCGGTGATCAAGGTCGTCGGCGTGGGCGGCGGCGGCGGCAACGCCGTGGCGCACATGGTCAGCGGCAGCGTCGACGGCGTGGAGTTCATCACCGCCAACACCGATGCGCAGGCGATCAAGAACTGCGGCGCGAAGCTGCAGCTGCAGCTCGGCAGCAACGTCACCAAGGGCCTGGGTGCGGGCGCGAATCCGGAAGTCGGCCGCCAAGCCGCGCTGGAAGACCGCGAACGCATCATGGACGCGCTGACCGGCGCCGACATGGTCTTCATCACCGCCGGCATGGGCGGCGGCACGGGCACCGGCGCCGCGCCGGTCGTGGCGCAGTTGGCCAAGGAGATGGGCATCCTGACCGTCGCCGTGGTCACCAAGCCGTTCCCGTTCGAAGGCCGCCGCCGCATGCAGGTCGCGCTCAAGGGCATCGAGGAGCTGTCGCACCACTGCGACTCGCTGATCACGATCCCGAACGAGAAGCTGATCACCGTGCTCGGCCGCAACGCCACCATGATCCAGGCGTTCCGCGCCGCCAACGACGTGCTGCTCGGCGCGGTGCAGGGCATCGCCGACCTGATCGTGCGTCCGGGCCTGATCAACGTCGACTTCGCCGACGTGCGCACCGTCATGTCCGAAATGGGCCTGGCGATGATGGGCACCGGCGCCGCACGCGGCGACGATCGCGCGCAGGCCGCGGCCGAAGCGGCGATCCAGAATCCGCTGCTCGACGACGTCAACCTGTCCGGCGCCAACGGCATCCTGGTCAACATCACCGCCGGTCCCGACTTCACCATGGCCGAGTTCGACGAGGTGGGCCGCACCATCGAGAACTTCGCCTCGGAAGACGCGACCGTGGTCATCGGTACCGTGCTCGATCCGGACATGCAGGACGAGGTCAAGGTCACCGTGGTCGCCACCGGCCTCAACCGCGCCGTCGCCCGCCAGCCGATCCGCACCGGCATGGACCGCGCCAGCTTCGACGAACAGCCCGCGCGCCGTCCGCAGGTCGAGCTGGTGCGCACCCAGGTCAAGCGCGATGGCACGACCGGCCTGCCGATCGATGCCGTGGCCGACGGTGGCTTCCAGGCCGGCCCGCCGTCGTTCGCGGGCAGCCTGCGCGGCGGCAGCCGCGTGAGCGAGTCGAGCCCGGCGGTCGCCGATTTCGGCGGCAGCGACAGCTACCTCGACATCCCGGCCTTCCTGCGCCGCCAGGCGGACTGA
- the ftsA gene encoding cell division protein FtsA, which yields MNRKGDKSLIVGLDIGTSKVVALVGEYSPGAPIEVIGIGSHESRGLKRGVVVDIESTVQSIQRAVEEAELMAGCEIRSVYASISGSHIQCRNSQGIAPIRDGEVTYGDLDRVLEAAKAVAIPADQKILHAIPRDYVLDDSQEGIRNPVGMTGVRLEVHAHLVVCAQSAAANISKCVQRCGLQVDDLVLSVLASSTAVLTSDERELGVVLVDIGAGTTDIAVFVQGAIAHSASLPIAGDKVTEDIAHMLRTPTPEAEQIKVRYACALAQMATAEESIQVPSVGDRPPRRMPRASLAQAVQARYEEIFEMIQAELRRSGFEQHVRAGMVLTGGAAKMEGVVELAEEMLQMPVRVGIPQHVTGLGEVVGNPVHATGVGLLLMGSQIENPRRPTISTGRAGSLFNRLKSWYRGEF from the coding sequence ATGAATCGCAAGGGCGACAAATCGCTGATCGTGGGCCTCGACATCGGCACCTCCAAGGTGGTGGCGCTGGTGGGCGAGTATTCGCCCGGCGCCCCGATCGAGGTGATCGGCATCGGCTCGCACGAATCGCGCGGGCTCAAGCGCGGCGTCGTGGTCGACATCGAATCCACCGTGCAGTCGATCCAGCGCGCGGTCGAGGAAGCCGAGCTGATGGCCGGCTGCGAGATCCGTTCGGTCTACGCCTCGATCTCCGGCAGCCACATCCAGTGCCGCAACTCGCAGGGCATCGCGCCGATCCGCGACGGGGAAGTGACCTACGGCGACCTGGACCGCGTGCTCGAAGCGGCCAAGGCCGTGGCGATCCCCGCCGACCAGAAGATCCTGCATGCGATCCCGCGCGACTACGTGCTCGACGATTCGCAGGAAGGCATCCGCAATCCCGTCGGCATGACCGGCGTGCGCCTGGAAGTGCACGCGCACCTCGTGGTGTGCGCGCAGTCGGCGGCCGCGAACATCAGCAAGTGCGTGCAGCGCTGCGGCCTGCAGGTCGACGACCTGGTGCTCAGCGTGCTTGCTTCCAGCACCGCGGTGCTGACCAGCGACGAGCGCGAGCTCGGCGTGGTGCTGGTCGACATCGGCGCCGGTACCACCGACATCGCGGTGTTCGTGCAGGGCGCGATCGCGCACAGCGCCAGCCTGCCGATCGCCGGCGACAAGGTCACCGAGGACATCGCGCACATGCTGCGCACGCCGACGCCGGAAGCCGAGCAGATCAAGGTGCGCTACGCCTGCGCGCTGGCGCAGATGGCGACGGCGGAAGAATCGATCCAGGTGCCCAGCGTCGGCGATCGTCCGCCGCGGCGCATGCCGCGTGCCTCGCTCGCGCAGGCCGTGCAGGCGCGCTACGAGGAGATCTTCGAAATGATCCAGGCCGAGCTGCGTCGCAGCGGCTTCGAGCAGCATGTGCGTGCGGGCATGGTGCTCACCGGCGGCGCCGCGAAGATGGAAGGCGTGGTCGAGCTGGCCGAGGAAATGCTGCAGATGCCGGTGCGCGTGGGCATCCCGCAGCACGTCACCGGCCTGGGCGAAGTGGTCGGCAACCCGGTGCACGCCACCGGCGTCGGCCTGCTGCTTATGGGCAGCCAGATCGAGAACCCGCGCCGGCCGACGATCTCGACGGGACGCGCGGGCAGCCTCTTCAACCGATTGAAGAGCTGGTACCGCGGCGAATTCTGA
- a CDS encoding cell division protein FtsQ/DivIB: MNALLRIVGWILAVALVVLPVVAVLNGWVGANHWPLTRLQATGEFHRVDGALLRQTLMPYAQRGFFAVDLDAAQDAVAKLPWVETAEVRKRWPDVLEVRVVEHKPFARWGADRLLSEHGRLFPAKGIAVPKDLPQFAGPDARTREVVELYNESRELFAKVGVDVREVTMDPRGSWTLGMGNGAVVVVGRTEARARLGRFVRLLPQLLTQNTQQLARADLRYTNGFALTWKPVPATTDAFKLLPPVAGQGGSSQQGNT; the protein is encoded by the coding sequence GTGAACGCGCTGCTGCGCATCGTCGGCTGGATCCTCGCGGTGGCACTGGTCGTGCTGCCGGTCGTGGCCGTGCTCAACGGCTGGGTCGGCGCGAACCACTGGCCGCTGACGCGCCTGCAGGCGACGGGTGAGTTCCATCGCGTCGACGGCGCGCTGCTGCGGCAGACGCTGATGCCGTATGCGCAGCGCGGGTTCTTCGCCGTCGATCTCGATGCGGCGCAGGACGCGGTGGCGAAGCTGCCGTGGGTGGAAACGGCCGAAGTGCGCAAGCGCTGGCCCGATGTGCTGGAAGTGCGCGTGGTCGAACACAAGCCGTTCGCGCGCTGGGGCGCCGACCGCCTGCTGTCCGAACACGGCCGCCTGTTCCCGGCCAAGGGCATCGCCGTGCCGAAGGACCTGCCGCAGTTCGCCGGCCCGGATGCGCGTACGCGCGAGGTGGTCGAGCTCTACAACGAATCGCGTGAGCTGTTCGCCAAGGTCGGCGTCGACGTGCGCGAGGTCACGATGGATCCGCGCGGCAGCTGGACGCTGGGCATGGGCAACGGCGCGGTCGTCGTCGTCGGCCGCACCGAGGCACGCGCGCGGCTGGGCCGCTTCGTGCGCCTGCTGCCGCAGCTGCTGACGCAGAACACGCAGCAGCTGGCACGGGCCGACCTGCGTTACACCAATGGGTTCGCGCTGACGTGGAAGCCGGTTCCGGCAACCACCGACGCCTTCAAGCTCCTTCCCCCGGTCGCGGGGCAAGGCGGTAGTTCGCAGCAGGGAAATACATGA